The Acidimicrobiales bacterium region GCGGCACCGCTCCGGGGAAGCGGCCCGTCAGCCCGCCCCTTCCGTCCGTAAGGAGTTGCGCGGATAGGTCACCCGCCACGCGCCGTAGGTCTTCTCGGCGGCCTGGGGCCGCCGAGACAGGCGCTGTGCTCATTGGTCGCCTCGCCTATCGGCTCGGCTCCTAGGACATCGGCCAGGACGGAGGGCCGGTCGGTCATCACCCCGTCGACGCCCAGGGCGATGAGCCTGCGCATCTCCTCGGGCTCGTCGATGGTCCACACGTGCACGGCGAGGCCTGCTTCGTGGGCGGCGGCGACGAAGCGCTCGTCGACGATCACCGTGTCGCCGTGGGCGGGCGGCACCTGGAGGGCGACATGCGACGTAGGCGGCGGCGGGGAGCCGTCGCGGACGGCGAAGTAGAACGCCGCGGTGGCCATGGTGCCCGCCGAGGTGCCGACCTCGGGCGCGCACGCCGAGAACCGCTCGGTGGCGATGTCGTGGAACGAGGCCACGATCACGTCGTCGCTGCGCCCGTGCTCCCGCAGCACGGCGGCCAGCGTCGCCTCGTAGCCCGTCGTCTCCTTGATGTCGAGGTTCAGGTACACGCCGGGGAAGGCGTCGAGCACCTCGTGCAGCGACGGGATGCGGTACGCAGGGTCGTCGGGAGCGAGGCCCCGTAAGGGCCACGGACCGGACTCGTGGTCGACGACCTCGCCGGGCCGCCACCAGTAGGCGTTGTCGAGCGCCTGCACGTCGGCCAGCGTCATCTCGGTGATGCGGCCGGTGCCGTTCGTCGTGCGGTCGACCGTGGCGTCGTGGCACACCACCAACTCCCCGTCGGCCGTGGGATGCACGTCGAGCTCCAAGGCGTGCGCACCGGTGGCCACCGCCGCCCGCATAGCCGCCAACGTGCTCGACGGCTGCTCCCGCGCCCCGCCTTGGTGGGCGTAGTTCAACACCCGGCGGCCCAGCCACACGTTGTCCATGACGGGTGAAGCTAGCTTCGCCCCTCATGGTCCTCGCACTCGATGTAGCCGACGGCGTCGCCGTCGTCACCCTCAACCGACCCGAAGCCCGCAACGCCCTGGACAGCGAGCTGATCACTGCGCTCGACACCACCATGTCGGAGCTCGACGCTCGCGACGACGTGGCTGCCATCGTGATCACCGGTGCCGACCCCGCCTTCTGTGCCGGGCTCGACCTCAAAGAACTGGGCGGGACCGGTGAGAACCTCAGGGGCGGCACAGCCAGCGGCCGCCCGTGGGCCCGCACCCGCAAGCCCGTCGTCGGCGCCGTGAACGGCCCTGCCATCACCGGTGGGTTGGAGCTCGCCCTGCAGTGCGATTTCCTCGTGGCGTCGC contains the following coding sequences:
- a CDS encoding glycerophosphodiester phosphodiesterase, whose product is MDNVWLGRRVLNYAHQGGAREQPSSTLAAMRAAVATGAHALELDVHPTADGELVVCHDATVDRTTNGTGRITEMTLADVQALDNAYWWRPGEVVDHESGPWPLRGLAPDDPAYRIPSLHEVLDAFPGVYLNLDIKETTGYEATLAAVLREHGRSDDVIVASFHDIATERFSACAPEVGTSAGTMATAAFYFAVRDGSPPPPTSHVALQVPPAHGDTVIVDERFVAAAHEAGLAVHVWTIDEPEEMRRLIALGVDGVMTDRPSVLADVLGAEPIGEATNEHSACLGGPRPPRRPTARGG